One Halorientalis litorea DNA segment encodes these proteins:
- a CDS encoding hybrid sensor histidine kinase/response regulator: MSEVGVDPIRVLHVDDDPEIVELAATFLEREDDRLAMEGAVTGEEALDQLEAGEFHCVVSDYQLPDMEPPAFAEAIHDAAPGVPIVLFTGRDEEQVDGEMLDTVYTAYLQKGSGTEQYGELAAEIVDAVASADDVATDGGTPVYRTDGGPGSAPSDDGGRPTEPTDPTADRSLSRIAGGNAAAVLTGVLDALPDGVLVLDSDRTTAYWNTAVPELTGRSGAELADIEPPVLFAPEDREAVAATLSAAANSGQDTLDCALETADGTTRRVELHCTRLTDTEGRIVALACTLRDVSDRAAYERELGRQHERLEELVGAVSHDLRNPLNVVTGRIQLARETGDETHFDALERATDQMEDLIVDLVDLARKGHTVPDTQEVALAEMAEFAWEEVDTADATLSVATEATVPADRERLEQVLVELFENAVQHSDGPVEITLGDLDGGFYVADDGPGMDPDRADQLVEYGETTDREATGLGLALVRRIVEGHGWRLDIVESDAGGTRVEVTGVGGDTPPAA, translated from the coding sequence ATGAGCGAAGTCGGAGTCGACCCGATTCGGGTGTTACACGTGGACGACGACCCCGAAATCGTGGAGTTGGCGGCGACGTTCCTCGAACGCGAGGACGACCGGCTTGCGATGGAGGGGGCGGTGACGGGGGAGGAGGCACTCGACCAACTCGAAGCGGGCGAGTTTCACTGCGTGGTGAGCGACTACCAGTTGCCCGACATGGAGCCACCGGCGTTCGCCGAGGCCATTCACGACGCCGCGCCGGGGGTCCCCATCGTTCTGTTCACCGGACGGGACGAGGAGCAGGTCGACGGGGAGATGCTCGATACCGTCTACACGGCGTATCTCCAGAAGGGGTCGGGTACCGAGCAGTACGGTGAACTCGCGGCCGAAATCGTCGACGCGGTGGCCAGTGCAGACGACGTGGCGACTGACGGCGGCACGCCGGTCTACCGGACCGACGGCGGTCCCGGGAGCGCGCCGTCCGACGACGGCGGCCGGCCGACGGAGCCGACGGACCCCACGGCGGACCGCAGTCTCTCGCGTATCGCCGGTGGGAACGCTGCTGCGGTCCTGACCGGTGTCCTCGACGCACTCCCGGATGGGGTACTCGTCCTCGACAGCGACCGGACGACTGCGTACTGGAACACGGCGGTCCCCGAACTGACGGGACGGAGTGGGGCCGAACTCGCCGATATCGAGCCGCCAGTGCTGTTCGCCCCAGAGGACCGCGAGGCCGTCGCGGCGACGCTCTCGGCGGCGGCGAACTCGGGACAGGACACGCTCGATTGCGCGCTCGAAACGGCCGACGGCACGACGCGGCGCGTCGAGTTGCACTGCACGCGCCTGACCGACACCGAGGGGCGGATCGTCGCGCTCGCCTGCACGCTCCGGGACGTGTCCGACCGGGCGGCGTACGAGCGGGAACTGGGCAGACAGCACGAACGACTGGAGGAACTGGTCGGTGCCGTCTCACACGACCTGCGAAACCCGCTGAACGTGGTGACCGGCCGCATCCAACTGGCTCGTGAAACCGGCGACGAGACGCACTTCGACGCGCTCGAACGCGCGACGGACCAGATGGAGGACCTCATCGTCGACCTCGTCGACCTCGCACGGAAGGGGCACACGGTCCCGGACACCCAAGAGGTCGCCCTCGCCGAGATGGCCGAGTTCGCGTGGGAAGAAGTCGACACCGCGGACGCAACGCTGTCGGTGGCGACGGAGGCGACGGTCCCGGCGGACCGCGAACGCTTAGAGCAAGTCCTCGTCGAACTGTTCGAGAACGCAGTCCAGCACAGCGACGGGCCGGTCGAAATAACGCTGGGGGACCTCGACGGGGGGTTCTACGTCGCCGACGACGGTCCGGGGATGGACCCGGACCGTGCCGACCAACTCGTCGAGTACGGGGAGACGACGGACAGGGAGGCGACCGGCCTCGGCCTCGCCTTGGTCCGTCGCATCGTCGAGGGGCACGGCTGGCGGCTGGACATCGTCGAGAGCGACGCGGGCGGGACCCGCGTCGAGGTGACGGGCGTCGGCGGCGACACGCCACCGGCGGCCTGA
- a CDS encoding class I SAM-dependent methyltransferase, producing MAVPCVRVPREDGEAVRSTLAEADLVTETREIVVEDGWLYIPVTDATAVPDDYEVVHRDVPTRETQTTPADIVDFTPSYERIGDVVVVDEDDPERAQALAAAVMESAIPARAVINRASKVKGDLRVRDWEVLAVAEDGTDRAPTETVHREYGCEYALDLAAVYFSPRLATERHRVAEQVRAGERTLDMFAGVGPFVVPFAKRGATAVGVDLNDTAIEYLRENARRNGVADRVTAIHGDVRTVTDPDGIDGDGTDYRDWADRLVMNLPHSAEEFLDTAVELASEECVLHYYDIQHEDDPYGPGERAIRAAAEPEYAVTVDTRHTVRSYAPHELNVVLDVRLSRT from the coding sequence ATGGCAGTCCCGTGTGTCCGCGTTCCTCGCGAGGACGGCGAAGCAGTGCGCAGCACCCTCGCCGAGGCGGACCTCGTGACCGAGACGCGCGAAATCGTCGTCGAGGACGGCTGGCTCTACATCCCCGTCACCGACGCCACCGCAGTTCCCGACGACTACGAGGTGGTACACCGCGACGTGCCGACCCGGGAGACACAGACGACGCCGGCCGATATCGTCGACTTCACGCCCTCCTACGAACGCATCGGGGACGTCGTGGTCGTCGACGAGGACGACCCCGAGCGTGCACAGGCTCTCGCGGCGGCCGTGATGGAGTCGGCCATCCCCGCACGCGCCGTCATCAACCGCGCCTCGAAAGTCAAGGGCGACCTCCGAGTACGAGACTGGGAGGTGCTGGCCGTCGCCGAGGACGGGACCGACCGCGCACCGACCGAGACGGTTCACCGGGAGTACGGCTGTGAGTACGCGCTCGATTTGGCGGCAGTCTACTTCTCGCCGCGGCTCGCCACGGAGCGCCACCGCGTCGCCGAGCAAGTGCGCGCGGGCGAGCGGACACTCGACATGTTCGCCGGTGTCGGTCCGTTCGTCGTCCCGTTCGCCAAACGCGGCGCGACGGCCGTCGGCGTGGACTTGAACGACACCGCAATCGAGTACCTCCGGGAGAACGCCCGCCGGAACGGCGTCGCTGACCGGGTGACCGCTATCCACGGCGACGTTCGAACGGTGACCGACCCTGATGGAATCGACGGCGACGGGACGGACTATCGCGACTGGGCTGACCGTCTCGTGATGAACCTCCCCCACAGTGCCGAGGAGTTCCTCGACACGGCGGTCGAGCTCGCGAGCGAGGAGTGTGTCCTGCACTACTACGACATCCAGCACGAGGACGACCCCTACGGCCCGGGCGAGCGTGCCATCCGCGCGGCGGCCGAACCAGAGTACGCAGTGACCGTCGACACCCGCCACACCGTCCGCTCGTACGCGCCACACGAACTGAACGTGGTGCTGGACGTTCGACTGTCACGGACCTGA
- the dph5 gene encoding diphthine synthase codes for MLTFVGLGLYDERSVTVAGQEALRAADRVFAEFYTSKLAGTSVDALESHHGVDIEVRDRDGIERNPGPILDAAESGDAVFLTAGDTMISTTHVDLRMRAHDRGIETRVVHGTTAQTAASSLTGLQNYRFGKATTLPFERAHGGEGVPDSVVATIRDNRSRDLHTLVYLDIKAADDDYMTADTAAAMLAEEFPNTLAVAVCQAGSPDPTVRAETLSTLATELFGPPLHLLVVPGSLHVLEREALVELAEAPADRLA; via the coding sequence ATGCTCACTTTCGTCGGTCTGGGGCTGTACGACGAACGCTCCGTCACGGTGGCCGGACAGGAGGCACTGCGGGCCGCCGACCGCGTGTTCGCGGAGTTCTACACCAGTAAACTCGCGGGGACCTCGGTCGACGCCCTCGAATCGCATCATGGGGTCGACATCGAGGTCCGCGACCGCGACGGTATCGAGAGAAACCCCGGTCCGATTCTCGACGCCGCCGAGTCCGGCGACGCCGTCTTTCTCACCGCCGGCGATACGATGATTTCGACGACACACGTCGACCTCCGCATGCGTGCCCACGACCGGGGCATCGAGACGCGGGTGGTCCACGGAACGACCGCACAGACCGCCGCGAGTTCGCTCACCGGCCTCCAGAACTACCGATTCGGGAAGGCGACGACGCTCCCGTTCGAGCGCGCCCACGGCGGCGAGGGCGTCCCCGACAGCGTCGTGGCGACGATACGGGACAACCGGAGCCGTGACCTCCACACCCTCGTCTACCTCGACATCAAAGCCGCTGACGACGACTACATGACCGCCGACACCGCCGCGGCGATGCTCGCCGAGGAGTTCCCGAACACGCTCGCCGTCGCCGTCTGTCAGGCCGGAAGCCCGGACCCGACCGTCCGCGCGGAGACGCTCTCGACGCTCGCAACCGAGTTGTTCGGCCCGCCGCTCCACTTGCTCGTCGTGCCCGGGAGTCTCCACGTCCTCGAACGCGAGGCACTCGTGGAACTCGCGGAGGCACCGGCCGACCGCCTCGCCTAA
- the artA gene encoding archaeosortase A → MLETVLGVLAWLTRFSDPLAWLVLGTFTVGSLLEWYDVDRSWARRITVAGWVLFAVFWFTLIYHFAFVQKSIVEGIGTLVAVPAALYAGYLLTRGRDTLFVLSRAVAVMGLVYLPFETIVVLRQFVIEMVTRQTEVVMSLLGFEPAVVNSATVSPEKYDPFRATFKFYPEPNHAITYTIVTACTGIGSMAIFAGLVTAVDAPLGRKLRAFAVSIPIIYALNIVRNVFIGISFGYQYMDLFPNAVMTVFATDDPYMVSYFIADRILAQGLSVVALVGITWLVVRELPEVLVVVEDLLFMLTGTEYDLERALGAEQVRADGEGDG, encoded by the coding sequence ATGCTGGAGACCGTCCTCGGTGTACTCGCGTGGCTCACGCGCTTTTCGGACCCGCTCGCGTGGCTCGTCCTCGGCACCTTCACCGTCGGGTCCCTGCTTGAGTGGTACGACGTCGACCGCTCGTGGGCACGACGGATAACCGTCGCCGGATGGGTGCTGTTCGCCGTCTTCTGGTTCACGCTCATCTACCACTTCGCGTTCGTCCAGAAGAGTATCGTCGAGGGCATCGGGACGCTCGTCGCCGTCCCGGCGGCACTGTACGCCGGCTACTTACTCACGAGGGGCCGGGACACGCTGTTCGTCCTCTCGCGGGCCGTCGCCGTGATGGGCTTGGTGTACCTCCCGTTCGAGACGATAGTGGTCCTCCGCCAGTTCGTCATCGAGATGGTGACTCGACAGACCGAAGTCGTGATGTCGCTGCTCGGCTTCGAGCCGGCGGTCGTCAACAGCGCGACCGTCTCGCCGGAGAAGTACGACCCGTTCCGAGCGACCTTCAAGTTCTATCCCGAACCGAACCACGCGATAACGTACACTATCGTCACCGCGTGTACGGGTATCGGGAGCATGGCGATTTTCGCCGGGCTGGTCACCGCCGTCGACGCACCGCTCGGCCGGAAGCTCCGTGCCTTTGCCGTCTCGATACCGATTATCTACGCCCTGAACATCGTCCGAAACGTGTTTATCGGCATCTCCTTCGGCTACCAGTACATGGACCTCTTCCCGAACGCAGTAATGACCGTGTTCGCCACGGACGACCCGTACATGGTCTCGTACTTCATCGCCGACCGCATCCTCGCACAGGGGCTGTCGGTCGTCGCCCTCGTAGGTATCACGTGGCTCGTCGTCCGGGAACTCCCGGAGGTGCTGGTAGTGGTCGAGGACTTGCTGTTCATGCTGACGGGGACGGAGTACGACTTAGAGCGTGCGCTCGGGGCCGAACAGGTCCGTGCCGACGGCGAGGGCGACGGTTAG
- a CDS encoding DUF7282 domain-containing protein, which yields MVEDGGDVSETVITIEEADVEGATISSVTNVPTSVINNADVTFIDDEIEINYDGTITVPDNTDVTATITGVENPDDAGTYELSIEHFDDEGNTVDEIASERYKVGDLNLENRRFWQGQTIYAKDDATQTLELFEVTRDDGGARQILSNDFISQTNFDENSNALINTDNLEGEYALADSGQNPTDGLPTAQTGGGLAPNTASTIDGGDTFTVSVQSLSATFDEEEIETGDNVDLDFESNRNDFDVTITSEQLDSGDLASIFSTDKAVTEDEDDDEIEFTVSGDQIATGDFTDIDPGEYTLDIEVSDTAASTSASINVVEDDDATATIAQGGIATAAKGDIAQFPIELEDTDEARVNIGYNEVGFNLTADIEDGDGDGVVTPQLNLYTLGAYPDPDTTAGFTQSDAINAMQESVDVDDSSDEFDIVNINPNAGPIDDPPLDAAAYDINVTHDGDEIGVGTLQITETSVNDVRTWTAPEEEFGEFDQDEVEELYNAVDEGLITQSDSVAQEDVMVVEFQTTSVFGAIEAEEEAADVDSDDFATAFVNLLNGTSNRASFNFGSANQRLTEEDYEIWIEQSNPDANRNPKVVDFASTNDADAMQVVPDQRNGSLYVLIDTDQAVLERVPTDDYDEYAAGFQTSGSGNAEFDDGETYTANFFISERDRGGSDFVVGDPLSATGDVSVVDKSLSYDTDDTGTIRVDAAADQVISGTTTVAPGTELNLRIRSTGTSPFLESPTAIVQSDGSFNATVDFSDRAPNTTFEATARDFDDDDTETPGVIGDAATAAVGFADQTVEDGTVTVSTATLSEGGFIVIHDSSLLEGNVAGSVIGNSDYLESGENDNVVVELDEEPEEDTTLIAMAHLDTNGNEEYDFPDADGPYTTSAGDAVTDTANITADTGGDMTETEMDTETEMDTETEAPDTETEEPETETTTSSEGPGFTAVLAVLAMLGAALLAARRRS from the coding sequence GTGGTTGAAGATGGCGGTGACGTCTCTGAGACCGTCATCACCATCGAAGAGGCTGACGTTGAGGGCGCGACGATTTCGAGCGTCACCAACGTCCCGACCTCTGTGATCAATAATGCGGACGTCACCTTCATCGACGACGAGATCGAGATCAACTACGATGGAACCATCACTGTCCCGGACAACACGGACGTGACGGCGACCATCACCGGTGTGGAGAACCCCGACGACGCGGGTACCTACGAACTCTCGATCGAGCACTTCGACGACGAGGGTAACACTGTCGACGAGATCGCAAGCGAGCGATACAAGGTCGGCGACCTGAACCTCGAGAACCGTCGCTTCTGGCAGGGTCAAACGATCTACGCCAAGGACGACGCCACACAAACGCTCGAACTGTTCGAGGTTACCCGAGATGACGGTGGTGCCCGTCAGATTCTCTCGAACGACTTCATCTCACAGACAAACTTCGACGAGAACAGCAACGCGCTGATCAACACCGACAATCTCGAAGGCGAGTACGCACTCGCCGACAGTGGTCAGAACCCGACAGACGGGCTTCCGACTGCGCAGACCGGTGGTGGCCTCGCTCCGAACACCGCCTCTACCATTGATGGCGGTGACACGTTCACCGTCTCCGTTCAGAGTCTGAGCGCGACCTTCGACGAGGAGGAGATTGAGACAGGTGACAACGTGGACCTCGACTTTGAGTCGAACCGGAACGACTTCGATGTCACCATCACGTCGGAGCAGCTTGACTCCGGCGACCTCGCAAGCATCTTCAGTACGGACAAGGCTGTTACCGAGGACGAGGACGACGACGAGATCGAGTTCACCGTCAGTGGTGACCAGATCGCAACGGGCGACTTCACGGACATCGACCCTGGCGAGTACACGCTCGATATCGAAGTCTCCGACACGGCAGCGTCCACTAGCGCGTCCATCAACGTCGTCGAAGACGACGACGCAACAGCGACCATCGCCCAGGGCGGCATCGCGACCGCCGCCAAGGGTGACATTGCACAGTTCCCGATTGAACTGGAAGACACTGACGAGGCACGCGTCAACATCGGTTACAACGAAGTTGGGTTCAACCTCACGGCCGACATAGAGGACGGTGACGGCGACGGTGTCGTCACGCCGCAGCTCAACCTCTACACGCTCGGTGCGTATCCGGACCCGGATACTACGGCAGGTTTCACCCAGTCTGACGCGATCAACGCGATGCAGGAATCCGTCGATGTCGACGACAGTTCTGACGAATTCGACATCGTCAACATCAACCCTAACGCAGGGCCGATCGACGACCCGCCACTCGACGCTGCAGCGTACGACATCAACGTCACCCACGACGGTGACGAGATCGGTGTCGGTACGCTCCAGATTACCGAGACTTCGGTCAACGATGTTCGGACTTGGACCGCACCCGAAGAGGAGTTCGGCGAGTTCGACCAAGACGAAGTTGAGGAACTGTACAACGCCGTCGACGAGGGTCTCATCACGCAGTCCGACTCCGTCGCCCAAGAGGACGTGATGGTCGTCGAATTCCAGACGACGAGCGTCTTCGGTGCCATCGAAGCTGAGGAGGAGGCAGCCGATGTCGACTCCGACGACTTCGCAACGGCATTCGTCAACTTGCTTAACGGCACCAGTAACCGGGCAAGCTTCAACTTCGGTTCGGCCAACCAGCGTCTGACCGAAGAGGACTACGAAATCTGGATCGAGCAATCGAATCCGGACGCGAACCGGAACCCGAAGGTTGTCGACTTCGCATCGACGAACGACGCCGATGCGATGCAGGTCGTTCCGGACCAGCGTAACGGCTCGCTGTACGTCCTGATAGACACCGACCAGGCCGTGCTCGAACGCGTCCCGACGGACGATTACGACGAGTACGCAGCTGGCTTCCAGACCAGTGGTAGCGGTAACGCAGAGTTCGACGATGGGGAAACCTACACCGCGAACTTCTTCATCTCAGAGCGTGACCGAGGCGGTTCCGACTTCGTCGTCGGTGACCCGCTCTCGGCCACTGGTGATGTGAGTGTTGTGGACAAGTCGCTCAGCTACGACACGGACGACACCGGAACCATCCGCGTCGACGCTGCGGCGGACCAGGTCATCTCCGGAACCACTACCGTGGCTCCCGGTACTGAGCTGAACCTCCGCATCCGCTCGACCGGTACCAGTCCGTTCCTCGAGAGCCCGACGGCCATCGTTCAGTCCGACGGCTCGTTCAACGCGACGGTCGACTTCTCGGACCGTGCCCCGAACACGACGTTCGAGGCAACGGCCCGTGACTTCGACGACGACGACACCGAGACGCCCGGCGTCATCGGCGATGCCGCGACCGCAGCGGTCGGCTTCGCTGACCAGACCGTCGAGGACGGCACGGTGACCGTCAGTACGGCGACGCTCTCCGAGGGTGGCTTCATCGTCATCCACGACTCGTCGCTCCTCGAAGGGAACGTCGCAGGCAGCGTCATCGGTAACTCCGACTACCTCGAATCCGGCGAGAACGACAACGTTGTCGTCGAACTGGACGAGGAACCGGAGGAAGACACGACGCTCATCGCCATGGCTCACCTCGACACCAACGGGAACGAGGAATACGACTTCCCGGACGCCGACGGTCCGTACACGACCTCGGCCGGTGACGCCGTCACCGACACGGCCAACATCACGGCCGACACCGGTGGCGACATGACCGAGACTGAGATGGATACCGAGACCGAGATGGACACCGAGACCGAGGCTCCTGACACGGAGACCGAAGAGCCCGAGACCGAGACGACCACGTCGTCCGAAGGTCCCGGCTTCACGGCCGTGCTCGCAGTCCTCGCGATGCTCGGTGCCGCACTGCTGGCGGCCCGCCGTCGCAGCTAA